The Quercus robur chromosome 7, dhQueRobu3.1, whole genome shotgun sequence genome has a segment encoding these proteins:
- the LOC126693325 gene encoding serine carboxypeptidase-like 45 isoform X2 — MLYLKSLAGVGFSYSANESFYTHVNDEITEANMLYLESPAGVGFSYSANESFYTHVNDEITARDNLIFLQRWFAKYPEYRDRDFFIAGESYAGHYVPQLAQLIIQSNLKINLKGIAVGNPLLDFSIDLNWPYEYYWSHGLISDDIYQLVTKVCNGSAQIMRGIINQEGSESACIAVTLRIKQLTDTIDPFDVTGDICLSPINSHMYMLYKAFLSKFRTLPPLNSKLDALSQHMLKRRNWSVEKVSQKSI, encoded by the exons ATGTTGTACCTCAAGTCACTGGCAGGAGTTGGTTTCTCTTACTCGGCTAATGAATCATTTTACACCCATGTGAATGATGAGATTACAG AAGCAAATATGTTGTACCTCGAGTCACCGGCAGGAGTTGGTTTCTCTTACTCAGCTAATGAATCATTTTACACCCATGTGAACGATGAGATTACAG CACGAGACAATCTTATATTTCTGCAACGCTGGTTTGCCAAATATCCAGAATACCGAGACAGAGATTTTTTTATCGCAGGAGAGAGCTATGCAG gTCACTATGTGCCTCAACTCGCCCAGCTCATTATTCAGTCCAATTTGAAGATCAATTTGAAGGGGATAGCT GTAGGGAATCCTCTTCTGGATTTCAGCATTGATTTAAACTGGCCATACGAGTATTACTGGTCTCACGGCTTGATATCAGATGACATTTATCAACTTGTCACTAAAGTTTGTAATGGTTCAGCTCAGATCATGAGAGGAATCATAAACCAAGAAGGAAGTGAATCAGCTTGTATTGCTGTAACTTTACGAATCAAACAACTTACTGACACCATCGACCCTTTTGATGTCACTGGTGACATTTGTCTATCACCTATTAATTCACATATGTACATGCTATATAAGGCCTTCTTGTCTAAATTTCGAACTTTGCCACCTCTCAATTCAAAACTAGATGCTCTCAGTCAGCA CATGCTGAAAAGAAGGAACTGGTCTGTGGAGAAGGTATCACAGAAAAGTATTTAA
- the LOC126693325 gene encoding serine carboxypeptidase-like 45 isoform X1 — translation MLYLKSLAGVGFSYSANESFYTHVNDEITEANMLYLESPAGVGFSYSANESFYTHVNDEITARDNLIFLQRWFAKYPEYRDRDFFIAGESYAGHYVPQLAQLIIQSNLKINLKGIAVGNPLLDFSIDLNWPYEYYWSHGLISDDIYQLVTKVCNGSAQIMRGIINQEGSESACIAVTLRIKQLTDTIDPFDVTGDICLSPINSHMYMLYKAFLSKFRTLPPLNSKLDALSQQLKFLLALSKLLYNATCFC, via the exons ATGTTGTACCTCAAGTCACTGGCAGGAGTTGGTTTCTCTTACTCGGCTAATGAATCATTTTACACCCATGTGAATGATGAGATTACAG AAGCAAATATGTTGTACCTCGAGTCACCGGCAGGAGTTGGTTTCTCTTACTCAGCTAATGAATCATTTTACACCCATGTGAACGATGAGATTACAG CACGAGACAATCTTATATTTCTGCAACGCTGGTTTGCCAAATATCCAGAATACCGAGACAGAGATTTTTTTATCGCAGGAGAGAGCTATGCAG gTCACTATGTGCCTCAACTCGCCCAGCTCATTATTCAGTCCAATTTGAAGATCAATTTGAAGGGGATAGCT GTAGGGAATCCTCTTCTGGATTTCAGCATTGATTTAAACTGGCCATACGAGTATTACTGGTCTCACGGCTTGATATCAGATGACATTTATCAACTTGTCACTAAAGTTTGTAATGGTTCAGCTCAGATCATGAGAGGAATCATAAACCAAGAAGGAAGTGAATCAGCTTGTATTGCTGTAACTTTACGAATCAAACAACTTACTGACACCATCGACCCTTTTGATGTCACTGGTGACATTTGTCTATCACCTATTAATTCACATATGTACATGCTATATAAGGCCTTCTTGTCTAAATTTCGAACTTTGCCACCTCTCAATTCAAAACTAGATGCTCTCAGTCAGCAGTTAAAGTTTTTACTCGCCCTATCAAAACTCTTATATAATGCGACTTGTTTTTGTTAG